DNA sequence from the Halorussus limi genome:
TTCGACTCGTATTCTTCGACGCGTCACCTCGGCTGCCAAGAGTGATGTGTCCCGCCAGCGTATCACCGCGAGATGCGGGACTTCCTCGGTCCGACGTACCTGAACCTCGCGGCGCTCGCCGCCGTCACGGCGCTCATCGGCGTCGCGTACGTTCTCGCGTCCTCCCCGCTGGTCCGGTACGGGGCGTGGCTCGTCGCGTTCGCGGTCTGGATGGCGTGGTTCGTCGCGGTCGCCCGCGAGTGGATTTCGCGGGCAGACTTCTGACACGGATACCCGACCCGGAGGGCACGTTCGAGGTACTGGCGCTCTCGCGCACGATGCGACCCTTTAAAAACGTGGAACGCGTATTTTGGGTGTGAGTGAAGATTCTGGGCGACGGAACCTCCGCATGCCCGACGATTCAGAGCAGTTTGCCATCGTAACCGAGATGCTCGGCAAGAACCGCGTTCGCCTCCGCTGTAACGACGGCGTGGAGCGAATGGGCCGGATTCCGGGCCGGATGCGCAAGCGTATCTGGATTCGACGCGACGACATCGTGCTGTGCGAACCGTGGGACTGGCAGGACGAGAAGGCCGACATCGAATGGCGCTACGACGGGTCCGCACAGGACCAACTGCGGCGCGAAGGCCACATCAACGTCTAATTTTTCTAGCCTCACTGCGACGCGCGAACCCTACCGAGTTAGACGGCGTCTTCCGTTCTCTCGCCGTGTTCTCGTCGGACGACTCGCGCCTCGATTGGAATCCGCGAAACTGAGACACGAGTTCGTTTACCGACATCACCCCACCTGCCGATAGTATCGGCCCCTGGTACGTCGGAAGACGAACCGACGACAGGCCCATAACAAACCGTTCGTAGTAGAGAAAACTTATCACGGTCGACCCGCCAGTCCGGGCCATGGCTCGAACGGTCGATTCCCCGGAGCGGTCCAGAAGGAAGCGGATCCACTACGGGTTGTTCATTTTCGGCGTCTTCATGGTCGTCGCCGGGGTGGTCATGT
Encoded proteins:
- the eif1A gene encoding translation initiation factor eIF-1A — its product is MSEDSGRRNLRMPDDSEQFAIVTEMLGKNRVRLRCNDGVERMGRIPGRMRKRIWIRRDDIVLCEPWDWQDEKADIEWRYDGSAQDQLRREGHINV